A portion of the Clostridium gelidum genome contains these proteins:
- a CDS encoding DUF1919 domain-containing protein has product MLSKTNSILNLKDENFSIICNNCLGGFIYQHYNIEYRTPTLGLFFLARDYVKFLSDIKFYLSKQLEFINPKESIYYDDFKNSELSMDFPIAKLYDIEIFFMHYKNEEEVIEKWTRRIDKINWKNLIIVFAENETCNLDIIKQFDALPFSNKICFTRDDHPDIKSSCFIEEMKDPKRLWDVETIMKHFDITEFIDNRSN; this is encoded by the coding sequence ATGTTATCAAAAACAAACTCAATATTAAATTTGAAAGATGAAAATTTCAGTATAATATGTAATAATTGCCTTGGGGGATTTATATATCAACATTACAACATTGAATATAGAACCCCTACCCTAGGGTTATTTTTTTTAGCTAGAGATTATGTTAAATTTTTGTCTGATATTAAATTTTATCTTTCAAAGCAATTAGAATTTATTAATCCAAAAGAATCAATTTATTATGATGATTTTAAAAACTCGGAATTATCTATGGACTTTCCAATTGCCAAGTTGTATGATATTGAAATATTCTTTATGCATTATAAAAACGAAGAAGAAGTAATAGAAAAATGGACTAGGCGAATAGATAAAATTAATTGGAAAAACTTAATAATTGTTTTTGCTGAAAATGAAACATGTAACTTAGATATAATAAAACAATTTGATGCTCTTCCATTTAGTAATAAAATATGTTTTACAAGAGATGATCATCCAGATATAAAATCATCATGTTTTATAGAAGAAATGAAAGATCCTAAAAGATTATGGGATGTGGAAACAATAATGAAGCATTTTGACATAACAGAGTTTATTGATAACAGGTCTAATTAA
- a CDS encoding acyltransferase family protein: METKNSTYYGMIDVLRLVFAALVVSIHTMAFKSINEDLWIATSMGIARLAVPFFFIVTGYFLYNRINSEKEPKSTLKRLLILYVSWVLIEIITLFPMVLSNLGTSPIFLIERLLFMGITGSLWYISSLIIAIFVISPLLKKDKILLLIIIGFVLYLFGATGDTYFGLFEKTMITHLINGYTGVFVMPQIGITESIIFVSIGAAVNKYKFNEKIKNAGLLSIISIILLLIETFVLNKTGIAKDANMYLSAIIAAPLILVWAINCNISISTRISKACRDYSLGIYCSHQIIMIWIAMFAPMLFENTMIRFICTLLISTLIITILRKTKAKKILLK, encoded by the coding sequence ATGGAAACAAAAAATTCTACTTATTATGGAATGATTGATGTATTGCGATTAGTTTTTGCTGCTTTAGTTGTATCTATTCATACAATGGCTTTTAAGTCTATAAATGAAGATTTATGGATTGCAACTAGCATGGGGATAGCTAGACTTGCAGTGCCATTTTTCTTTATAGTTACAGGTTATTTTTTGTATAATCGAATAAATTCAGAAAAAGAACCTAAATCAACTTTAAAACGGTTATTAATTCTTTATGTTTCATGGGTGCTTATAGAGATTATAACGTTATTTCCAATGGTTTTAAGTAATTTAGGTACTTCGCCAATATTTCTTATTGAACGATTATTATTTATGGGTATTACAGGAAGTCTTTGGTATATATCTTCTTTAATAATTGCTATTTTTGTAATATCACCATTGCTTAAAAAAGATAAAATATTACTTTTGATTATTATTGGATTTGTATTATATTTATTTGGAGCAACCGGAGATACCTATTTTGGGTTATTTGAAAAAACTATGATAACTCATTTAATTAATGGATATACTGGAGTATTTGTCATGCCACAAATAGGTATTACTGAATCAATTATTTTTGTATCTATAGGTGCAGCAGTTAATAAATATAAATTTAATGAAAAGATAAAAAATGCAGGATTACTAAGTATAATTTCAATTATATTATTACTCATTGAAACCTTTGTATTAAATAAAACTGGTATTGCTAAAGATGCTAACATGTATCTATCAGCAATAATTGCAGCTCCTTTAATTTTAGTTTGGGCAATTAATTGCAATATAAGTATTTCAACTAGGATTTCTAAAGCTTGTAGAGATTATAGTTTAGGAATATATTGTTCTCATCAAATAATTATGATTTGGATTGCAATGTTTGCACCTATGTTATTTGAAAATACAATGATTAGATTTATTTGTACCTTATTAATATCAACCTTAATAATTACAATTTTAAGAAAGACTAAAGCAAAAAAAATACTTTTAAAATGA
- a CDS encoding YopX family protein, with amino-acid sequence MSRDIKFRAWHKNTNYMCQNVKTDLLDRDYLAFLQYTELNDIHGNNIYEGDIVYQKSVVIDGPNICFTGEVKFYNGSWWINNGDNSVYLFNENCENEIIGNKYESLKR; translated from the coding sequence ATGAGCAGAGATATTAAGTTTCGAGCATGGCATAAAAACACTAATTATATGTGCCAAAATGTAAAGACAGACTTATTAGATAGGGATTACTTAGCGTTTTTGCAATATACTGAACTTAATGATATTCATGGAAATAATATCTATGAAGGAGATATAGTATATCAAAAATCAGTTGTAATAGATGGCCCAAATATATGTTTTACTGGTGAAGTTAAATTTTATAATGGCAGTTGGTGGATAAATAATGGAGATAATTCTGTTTACCTCTTCAATGAGAATTGTGAGAATGAAATCATTGGAAATAAGTATGAAAGTCTTAAACGCTAA
- a CDS encoding helix-turn-helix domain-containing protein, which produces MTITIVTAENRRLYPAIVYSLEDKEQKNPIFDIDDIFDLLYKSQNILVISTQFDQYGKELKIFNGELGKSDIKALFSAKDIKAGNELDCVMTLSEAAKKWGLSNGSTIRKSIERGKFEQDEIKQAGDVWITTYSAMERVFGSIKNEENAYVIYDDFECVYLTKMYYQYCNLGYIRDINSAYYNKILKDYEEKYQYVKGIFENALRAIRNNEKVIIKKSRNNKVREILTTEGEFFLYLNTFHSRRNMAPEMLNRLMEELKAIRK; this is translated from the coding sequence ATGACTATTACAATTGTTACAGCAGAAAATAGAAGACTTTATCCAGCTATAGTATATAGCCTTGAAGATAAAGAACAAAAGAATCCAATTTTCGATATTGATGATATTTTCGATTTGCTATATAAAAGCCAAAATATTTTGGTTATATCCACTCAATTTGATCAATATGGAAAAGAACTTAAAATTTTTAATGGTGAATTAGGAAAATCAGATATAAAAGCTTTGTTTTCAGCAAAAGACATTAAAGCTGGCAATGAATTAGATTGTGTTATGACTTTATCTGAAGCAGCAAAGAAATGGGGATTATCTAATGGATCCACAATTCGGAAATCTATAGAAAGAGGAAAATTTGAACAAGATGAGATAAAGCAGGCAGGAGATGTATGGATTACAACTTATTCTGCAATGGAGAGGGTATTTGGTTCAATAAAAAATGAAGAAAATGCATATGTAATATATGATGATTTTGAATGTGTGTATTTAACAAAGATGTATTATCAGTACTGCAATTTAGGGTATATTAGGGATATAAACTCAGCCTATTATAATAAAATATTGAAGGATTATGAAGAAAAATATCAATATGTAAAAGGGATATTTGAAAATGCCTTAAGAGCTATAAGAAACAATGAAAAAGTAATTATAAAGAAAAGTAGAAACAACAAAGTCAGAGAAATATTAACCACAGAAGGTGAATTTTTTCTATATTTAAATACGTTTCATAGTAGAAGGAATATGGCCCCAGAAATGCTTAATAGATTAATGGAGGAATTAAAAGCAATTCGAAAATAA